The following are encoded in a window of Risungbinella massiliensis genomic DNA:
- a CDS encoding sugar ABC transporter ATP-binding protein, producing MNLTMTQIEKSYASHQVVKKVDFSVKPGEVHALIGVNGAGKSTLMKILSGQVKQDVGEMHMGEHILQLSSPAQAIQEGIGIVVQEVDTALIPELSVVENLTLDELLRGSALVSWKKRKQRAKELLQEVGIEIPVDKLISSCTLAEKQMILIARTIASDVKFLILDEPTAPLSERETNILFSVIRRLQEKGVGIIYISHRLPEVKEISDRITVLRDGQVVTVQKTKEVTTDELIRYMLGKTISAISIKENKPIGKPLLELNQFYVAKTGQALSFTLYKGEVLGIAGLVGAGKTETARALFGRDKSSKNIIVKGREISLTSPQKAIQAGITLVPEERRKEGLLVDFPLTHNLSLPSLKRFTRWGWLKKRSENQFAEQLVNRLRVKTPSLTHSLRQLSGGNQQKVSIGKWLETNADLFLLDEPTKGIDIGAKEDVFSLIRSLAEQGKGILYFTSEFSELLTLADRILVMVDGMIVRELFRREATLEKIMQAATGGYHGSNTQSI from the coding sequence ATGAACCTAACTATGACGCAAATCGAAAAATCTTATGCCTCCCATCAAGTTGTCAAAAAAGTGGATTTCTCCGTTAAACCCGGAGAAGTCCATGCCCTCATCGGGGTGAATGGAGCTGGAAAAAGCACGCTAATGAAAATCTTATCTGGACAAGTAAAACAAGACGTTGGGGAGATGCACATGGGTGAACATATCCTTCAACTTTCTTCGCCTGCCCAAGCGATTCAAGAAGGGATCGGTATAGTCGTACAAGAGGTGGACACCGCTCTCATTCCTGAACTTAGTGTAGTAGAAAATTTGACCCTTGATGAGTTGTTAAGAGGCTCTGCTCTTGTCAGTTGGAAGAAACGAAAACAGCGAGCGAAAGAGCTATTACAAGAAGTAGGAATCGAAATTCCAGTAGACAAACTGATCTCCTCTTGTACTCTCGCCGAAAAGCAAATGATCCTAATCGCCCGCACCATCGCCAGTGACGTAAAATTTCTCATTTTAGATGAACCCACTGCCCCCCTTAGCGAACGGGAAACAAACATTCTTTTTTCCGTCATTCGCCGCTTGCAAGAAAAGGGAGTTGGCATTATCTATATTTCACACCGGTTACCAGAGGTCAAAGAAATCTCCGACCGGATCACTGTTCTCCGCGATGGACAAGTTGTTACAGTACAGAAGACCAAAGAAGTAACAACAGACGAATTAATTCGTTATATGTTGGGGAAAACCATTTCAGCTATCAGTATTAAAGAAAATAAACCAATCGGAAAACCGTTACTAGAACTAAACCAGTTTTATGTAGCAAAAACAGGACAAGCACTTTCTTTTACTCTGTATAAAGGGGAAGTCTTAGGAATAGCTGGGCTTGTTGGTGCCGGAAAAACGGAAACGGCACGAGCTCTGTTCGGAAGAGACAAAAGTAGTAAAAATATAATCGTCAAAGGCAGAGAAATTTCACTTACTAGTCCGCAAAAAGCGATTCAAGCAGGAATCACCCTTGTCCCCGAAGAGCGACGAAAAGAAGGACTACTCGTTGATTTCCCTCTTACACACAATCTCTCATTACCCAGTCTGAAGCGATTTACTAGATGGGGTTGGCTAAAAAAACGAAGCGAAAATCAATTCGCAGAACAGTTAGTAAACCGACTGAGAGTAAAAACCCCCTCCCTAACCCATTCCTTACGGCAACTAAGTGGTGGCAATCAACAAAAGGTTTCCATCGGCAAATGGTTGGAAACAAATGCAGATCTCTTTCTCTTGGACGAACCCACTAAAGGAATCGATATCGGTGCGAAAGAAGATGTATTTTCTCTCATTCGCTCCCTTGCTGAACAGGGAAAGGGAATTCTCTACTTTACCAGTGAATTTTCGGAGTTGCTTACTCTGGCAGATCGAATCTTAGTGATGGTCGATGGGATGATTGTTCGCGAACTTTTCAGGCGCGAAGCGACCTTAGAAAAAATCATGCAAGCGGCAACTGGAGGGTATCATGGATCAAATACTCAATCAATCTAG
- a CDS encoding 2-hydroxy-3-keto-5-methylthiopentenyl-1-phosphate phosphatase, with amino-acid sequence MSKQPIIFCDFDGTITESDNIIAIMKQFAPIGWEVLKDQVLAQEISIREGVGKMFSLLPSTLKEEIIQFVMENARMREGFPEFIAYAKREDIPFYIVSGGIDFFVNPMLEGIVKKEKIYCNGSDFSNETIQILWPYECDLHCTNDCGCCKPSILRQFDDQRYHKIVIGDSITDLQAAKLADQVFARDFLIEKCVENEIPYTPFQNFYDIIHHLKREEIQV; translated from the coding sequence ATGAGCAAACAGCCAATCATATTCTGTGACTTTGATGGCACGATTACCGAATCAGATAACATTATTGCGATTATGAAGCAGTTTGCACCAATCGGTTGGGAAGTGCTAAAAGATCAAGTACTGGCACAGGAGATTTCCATCCGTGAGGGTGTGGGCAAGATGTTTTCTCTTTTGCCGAGTACCCTAAAAGAAGAGATCATACAGTTTGTCATGGAAAATGCCAGAATGCGCGAAGGATTTCCTGAGTTCATCGCTTATGCCAAGCGGGAGGATATCCCTTTCTATATTGTAAGTGGTGGAATTGACTTTTTTGTAAATCCAATGTTAGAAGGAATTGTAAAAAAAGAGAAAATTTACTGCAATGGTAGCGACTTCTCGAATGAAACGATTCAAATTTTATGGCCTTATGAGTGCGATCTTCACTGTACAAATGATTGCGGATGTTGCAAACCATCGATTCTTCGTCAGTTTGACGACCAGCGTTACCACAAAATTGTAATTGGTGACTCGATTACTGACTTGCAAGCTGCAAAACTAGCAGACCAAGTATTTGCTCGTGACTTTTTGATTGAAAAATGCGTGGAAAATGAGATTCCCTACACTCCTTTTCAAAACTTTTATGATATTATTCACCATCTTAAAAGAGAGGAGATTCAAGTATGA
- a CDS encoding pyridoxal phosphate-dependent aminotransferase encodes MKKFQQADVLNFLPEQFFAKLVKKVNYFTEQGIDVINLGQGNPDLPTPPHIVESLQQAAANPQFHKYSPFRGYDFLKQAIANFYKREYGVNLDPEKEVAVLFGGKVGLVEISQCFLNPGDVALVPDPGYPDYWSGIAMAQAQMVKMPLLAENDFLPDYSKIADEVYHQAKLMFLNYPNNPTAGVATSEFFQQTVNQAEQHNLLVVHDFAYGAIGFDGQKPLSFLQTPGAKEVGVEIYTMSKTYNMAGWRVGFALGNESVIEKINLLQDHFYVSLFGAVQRAAATALLSSQDCVKKLVATYEQRRNVFISGLNDIGWEVQAPKGSFFCWLPVPEGYTSETFADALLEQAHVAVAPGIGFGKEGDGFVRVGLLTDEVRLLETVERIKRCHFFSKKKLTKEK; translated from the coding sequence ATGAAAAAATTCCAACAAGCAGATGTACTTAATTTTCTTCCTGAACAATTTTTTGCGAAACTTGTAAAAAAAGTAAATTATTTTACAGAACAAGGGATCGATGTCATTAATTTGGGTCAAGGAAATCCAGATTTACCAACCCCACCACATATCGTGGAGTCATTACAACAGGCAGCGGCAAATCCGCAATTTCATAAATATTCCCCGTTTCGTGGCTATGATTTTTTAAAACAGGCGATTGCCAATTTTTACAAACGGGAGTATGGAGTAAATCTTGACCCTGAGAAGGAAGTAGCAGTTCTCTTTGGTGGAAAAGTAGGCTTGGTAGAAATTTCGCAATGCTTTTTAAACCCGGGGGATGTGGCGTTAGTTCCTGATCCTGGATATCCCGACTATTGGTCGGGGATTGCTATGGCACAGGCGCAGATGGTTAAAATGCCTCTTCTGGCAGAGAATGATTTTTTACCTGATTACTCCAAGATCGCGGATGAAGTTTACCACCAAGCGAAATTGATGTTTTTAAATTATCCCAATAACCCCACCGCTGGAGTTGCTACATCAGAGTTTTTCCAGCAAACTGTAAACCAAGCAGAACAACATAATCTTCTGGTTGTTCACGATTTTGCTTATGGTGCGATCGGTTTTGATGGGCAAAAACCACTTAGTTTTTTACAAACTCCTGGTGCCAAAGAGGTGGGGGTGGAAATCTATACCATGAGCAAAACTTATAACATGGCTGGATGGCGTGTTGGTTTTGCATTGGGCAATGAATCTGTGATCGAAAAGATCAACTTGCTTCAAGATCACTTCTATGTCAGTTTGTTTGGTGCGGTTCAACGAGCAGCGGCTACAGCACTTCTTAGTTCTCAAGATTGTGTGAAAAAATTAGTTGCTACTTATGAACAGCGGAGAAATGTATTTATTTCTGGACTGAATGATATAGGTTGGGAAGTACAAGCGCCAAAAGGTTCCTTTTTCTGTTGGTTACCAGTACCAGAAGGGTATACTTCAGAAACGTTTGCGGATGCACTATTGGAGCAAGCACATGTCGCCGTTGCACCTGGGATTGGTTTTGGTAAAGAAGGGGATGGATTTGTGCGTGTTGGTTTGTTAACTGATGAAGTAAGATTGCTGGAAACAGTAGAGCGGATCAAGCGTTGTCACTTTTTTTCAAAAAAAAAATTGACAAAAGAAAAATAA
- a CDS encoding methylthioribulose 1-phosphate dehydratase: MSLVEERWVELAEIKDDLARRHWFPGTSGNLSIKVSDDPLTFLVTASGREKTKRTPDDFLLVDRVGQPLESTHLKASAETGIHCEVYRLSDAGCCLHVHTIDNNVISELYAEQGFITFQGQELIKAFGIWEQDGTITVPIVENYADLHHLTQEVAKVITSKSKAVLIRNHGITVWGKNAFEAKKHLEAFEFLFSYHVKMRLLSPLPVLATRQKVTI; the protein is encoded by the coding sequence ATGAGCTTAGTGGAGGAACGCTGGGTGGAACTAGCGGAGATCAAAGACGACCTAGCGAGACGACACTGGTTTCCAGGTACGAGTGGCAATTTGTCGATCAAAGTAAGTGATGACCCGCTTACCTTTTTGGTAACGGCGAGCGGAAGAGAGAAAACCAAACGTACTCCAGATGATTTTCTCTTAGTCGATAGAGTGGGGCAACCGCTTGAGTCAACCCATCTCAAAGCATCAGCTGAAACAGGAATTCACTGTGAAGTATACCGTTTGAGCGATGCTGGATGTTGTCTCCATGTCCATACGATCGACAATAACGTAATCTCTGAACTGTATGCTGAGCAAGGCTTTATCACCTTTCAAGGACAAGAATTAATTAAGGCATTTGGAATATGGGAGCAGGATGGGACAATAACTGTTCCTATTGTTGAAAATTATGCCGACTTACATCATCTCACCCAAGAAGTTGCGAAGGTGATTACTTCTAAATCAAAGGCTGTACTCATCAGAAATCATGGAATTACTGTTTGGGGAAAAAATGCCTTTGAAGCAAAAAAGCATCTGGAGGCGTTTGAGTTTCTCTTTTCTTATCATGTCAAGATGAGACTTTTGTCTCCATTACCAGTTCTAGCAACAAGACAAAAAGTAACTATTTAG
- a CDS encoding 2,3-diketo-5-methylthiopentyl-1-phosphate enolase: protein MSNVIATYLVHDPKGNLAKKAEGIALGLTIGSWTDLPELEKEQLKKHKGTVIEIKELPELESVNQYLGGKRSRGLIKISYPAANFSPDLPAILTTVFGKLSLDGEVKLIDLDFSPDLAGNFPGPKYGVEGVRRLLSVYDRPLLMSIFKSVIGRDLLYFEKQLREQALGGIDLIKDDEILFDNPLTPFVERIRLAKKILQETEQETGEKTLYAVNLSGRTFELKEKAKRAVELGADVLLFNVFTYGLDILQELTEDAEIAIPILAHAAFSGAVTSSKLYGVSASLFLGKFLRAVGTDLAIFPSPYGSVALEKESALGIAFELSRQDVGWKPAFPVPSAGIHPALVPQLVGDFGVDSVINAGGGVHGHPQGATAGGKAFRQAIHAVQTEHTLEEAAQEQKELADALALWGGTVKV, encoded by the coding sequence GTGAGCAATGTAATTGCAACCTATCTTGTCCACGACCCCAAAGGAAATCTTGCGAAAAAAGCAGAAGGAATCGCACTTGGACTTACGATTGGCTCATGGACGGATTTACCTGAACTTGAGAAAGAACAGCTAAAAAAACATAAAGGTACAGTTATAGAAATCAAAGAATTACCTGAATTGGAATCAGTTAACCAATATCTTGGTGGGAAACGGAGCAGAGGCTTAATTAAAATTTCTTATCCAGCCGCCAACTTCAGCCCTGATCTACCAGCTATTTTGACTACTGTATTTGGAAAGTTGTCTTTGGATGGAGAAGTAAAGCTAATCGACCTTGATTTTTCCCCTGATTTAGCAGGTAATTTTCCAGGCCCGAAATATGGTGTAGAAGGTGTTCGCCGTTTACTTAGCGTGTACGACCGGCCACTTTTAATGAGTATTTTTAAAAGTGTGATCGGTCGCGATCTTCTCTATTTTGAAAAACAGTTGCGAGAGCAAGCATTGGGTGGAATTGATCTTATCAAAGATGATGAAATCTTATTTGATAATCCACTTACTCCTTTTGTTGAACGCATTCGCCTAGCGAAAAAAATACTTCAGGAGACAGAACAAGAAACAGGCGAAAAGACATTGTATGCTGTTAACCTATCGGGACGTACGTTTGAGCTAAAGGAAAAAGCAAAACGAGCTGTTGAACTGGGAGCAGATGTATTGTTGTTTAACGTCTTCACCTATGGATTGGATATCCTTCAGGAATTGACGGAAGATGCAGAAATTGCCATCCCGATTCTAGCTCATGCCGCATTTTCTGGTGCGGTTACTTCTTCCAAATTGTATGGAGTAAGTGCCTCCCTATTCTTAGGTAAATTTTTACGAGCTGTGGGAACAGACCTAGCCATTTTCCCATCCCCTTATGGCAGCGTCGCACTGGAAAAAGAATCAGCTCTGGGCATTGCTTTTGAACTTTCACGACAAGATGTCGGTTGGAAACCTGCTTTTCCTGTACCATCAGCAGGGATTCATCCAGCATTGGTCCCGCAATTGGTAGGTGATTTTGGCGTTGATAGTGTGATTAATGCTGGTGGAGGCGTACATGGTCATCCGCAGGGAGCAACTGCAGGCGGAAAAGCTTTCCGACAAGCAATTCACGCAGTCCAAACAGAACATACACTGGAAGAAGCAGCGCAGGAACAAAAAGAGTTAGCCGATGCACTGGCATTATGGGGAGGAACCGTCAAAGTATGA
- the mtnK gene encoding S-methyl-5-thioribose kinase, with translation MTATVAKNYQPLTVETVKSVVEPLHYFDQVDQLEINEIGDGNLNYIFHLVEPATSKSLIVKQALPYAKVVGESWPLTLDRARIESESLKKAAELVPELVPQVLYTDHTLALTVMEDLSSHTILRKGLIAGKRYPKLAEHIGTYTAQTLFHTSDFFLHPFAKKELVKEFLNPELCKITEDLVLTDPFFDHETNEIPKVLHPIVKELWDDQELKREVAKLKFQFLTEAEALLHGDLHSGSIFVTEESTKVIDPEFAFVGPIGFDLGQFFANLLLNYLSQEATFRDEVDCPSYRTYLLDVIKDTWNHFTRQFRELWSSKGNDVFTKIDGSVELFLDKVWVDTIGFAGCEVIRRTIGLAQVEDLNSIQDLKIQYTIKQKALRLGTKLIKKHKQLDHPDLLLRLVQEGSK, from the coding sequence ATGACAGCAACTGTTGCCAAAAACTATCAGCCACTTACTGTAGAAACAGTGAAGAGTGTGGTCGAACCGCTACACTATTTTGATCAAGTCGATCAATTAGAGATTAACGAAATTGGTGATGGAAACTTAAACTATATTTTCCACCTGGTAGAACCAGCTACAAGTAAATCGTTAATTGTGAAACAAGCCCTTCCTTATGCCAAAGTGGTTGGAGAAAGTTGGCCACTCACGCTGGACCGTGCACGGATAGAAAGCGAATCACTTAAAAAGGCGGCTGAATTGGTTCCAGAACTGGTACCACAAGTTCTTTATACGGATCATACGCTTGCCCTTACGGTGATGGAGGATTTATCTTCTCATACCATTCTACGTAAAGGGCTAATCGCTGGAAAACGTTATCCTAAACTAGCAGAGCACATCGGTACCTATACTGCGCAAACCTTGTTTCACACAAGCGATTTCTTCCTGCATCCCTTTGCCAAAAAAGAACTAGTCAAGGAGTTTTTAAATCCAGAATTATGCAAGATAACAGAAGATCTAGTGTTGACTGATCCCTTTTTCGATCATGAGACCAATGAAATTCCGAAGGTTCTGCACCCAATAGTAAAAGAACTATGGGATGATCAAGAGTTAAAACGTGAAGTAGCCAAGTTAAAATTTCAGTTTTTGACTGAAGCGGAAGCACTTTTACACGGTGATCTTCACTCGGGAAGCATTTTTGTAACGGAAGAATCTACGAAAGTAATTGATCCTGAGTTTGCTTTCGTTGGTCCAATCGGATTTGATCTGGGACAATTTTTCGCCAATCTCCTGCTAAACTATCTTTCACAAGAAGCAACGTTCCGTGATGAAGTAGACTGTCCATCCTATCGGACTTATTTACTGGACGTAATAAAAGATACTTGGAACCATTTTACAAGGCAATTTAGAGAATTATGGAGTAGCAAAGGAAATGATGTCTTTACCAAAATAGATGGCTCAGTCGAACTTTTCCTCGATAAAGTTTGGGTTGACACGATTGGATTCGCTGGATGTGAAGTGATTCGCCGCACCATTGGTTTAGCACAAGTCGAAGATTTAAATTCGATTCAAGATTTGAAAATTCAATACACGATAAAGCAAAAAGCGTTACGACTTGGAACAAAATTAATTAAAAAGCACAAACAACTAGATCATCCAGATCTACTTCTTCGTTTGGTACAGGAGGGATCTAAATGA
- a CDS encoding sugar ABC transporter substrate-binding protein translates to MKAVNKLTIFILVAILLLAACTSEQDLISQNKGNQTTETSTEPLGNQTGSKEIPAKLKKPIKIAVITQLSIGTFSSQYISGVQSQVKEFGGEVQVYNADNDLSKMASYIDTAVSQKVDGILLDHGRADALTPSVKKAVAAGIPVVAFDSDLNIPGVTVIDQDDYSLAWNTLRTLAQDLNGKGNIVYIWVGGFTPMERRNVIYEAFKQRYPNMKEIAKFGNATSNTALDTQAQMEAILAKYPNKGDIDAVFAPWDEFAKGATRAIQQAGRTEIKVYGIDLSDEDLQLMQQKNSPWVATTATDPAEVGKIQVRFLYQKIAGEPTPQIYSIQPHLVEKQTIPNKQVSMNQLDQHIEGWGKSNVAYTPWMKTLAEEVKKK, encoded by the coding sequence GTGAAAGCAGTAAACAAACTTACTATTTTTATACTAGTTGCCATACTTCTGTTAGCCGCATGTACCAGTGAACAAGATCTGATATCACAAAATAAAGGAAACCAAACAACAGAAACCTCTACTGAACCACTCGGAAACCAAACAGGTTCAAAGGAAATTCCCGCTAAACTAAAAAAACCCATCAAAATCGCCGTAATTACTCAGCTGTCAATCGGTACTTTCTCCAGTCAATATATTTCTGGTGTTCAATCACAAGTAAAAGAGTTTGGTGGAGAAGTACAAGTCTACAACGCAGATAATGATCTAAGTAAAATGGCTTCCTACATTGATACAGCTGTCAGCCAAAAAGTAGATGGAATTCTCTTAGATCACGGACGTGCTGATGCCCTCACCCCTAGTGTAAAAAAAGCAGTTGCTGCTGGAATTCCCGTCGTTGCTTTTGATAGCGACCTAAATATCCCTGGGGTAACCGTCATCGACCAGGATGACTACAGTCTTGCCTGGAATACCTTACGAACTCTTGCCCAAGATCTTAATGGGAAAGGAAATATCGTTTATATCTGGGTAGGTGGTTTCACGCCAATGGAGCGGCGCAACGTAATATATGAAGCATTTAAACAACGTTATCCCAATATGAAGGAGATTGCTAAATTCGGAAATGCCACCTCTAACACTGCTTTAGATACACAGGCACAGATGGAGGCAATCCTTGCGAAATATCCTAATAAAGGGGATATAGACGCCGTATTTGCACCGTGGGATGAGTTTGCTAAAGGAGCGACACGCGCCATTCAACAAGCAGGTCGAACCGAGATTAAAGTATATGGCATTGATTTAAGTGATGAAGATCTACAACTCATGCAACAAAAAAATAGTCCTTGGGTAGCAACTACCGCCACCGATCCAGCAGAAGTAGGGAAAATTCAAGTTCGTTTCCTCTATCAGAAAATCGCTGGCGAACCAACGCCCCAAATCTATAGCATACAGCCTCATCTTGTGGAAAAACAGACAATTCCTAACAAACAAGTATCGATGAACCAGCTCGATCAACACATTGAAGGTTGGGGCAAATCAAATGTAGCTTATACTCCATGGATGAAAACATTAGCTGAGGAGGTGAAGAAAAAATGA
- the brnQ gene encoding branched-chain amino acid transport system II carrier protein, with the protein MYYVKKVSSSFIIVIGFMLFALFFGAGNLIFPPMLGQMAGKNVWIANAGFLVTGVGLPLLAITAFVFSGKNDLQSLASRVHPLFGMVFTTVLYLAIGPFFAIPRSGNVSFEIGVKPFLSNAGPVSLIIFTILFFTVACLLSLNPTKIIDIVGKFLTPIKLTFIGLLVVVAIVHPIGRFQAPSEEYTSHVFFKGFQEGYLTLDALVAFVFGIMIVNAMREKGVTTKKQLMSVCAKATAIAATLLALVYTTLSNMGASSVEKLGLLGNGAEILAKVSSYYFGSYGSILLGLMITVACLTTSVGLITACSSFFHVLFPNISYTRIAVILSMFSTLVANIGLTQLIKVSMPVLMTLYPIAISLIFLTFFHSVFKGMAEVYQGSLILTFFMSLFDGLNVAGIKMEAMNQFFTQFLPMYNVGLGWLLPAILGGVGGYIFSVLRKKNKLDLNSIK; encoded by the coding sequence ATTTATTATGTCAAAAAAGTTTCTTCTTCCTTTATTATAGTTATAGGATTCATGCTATTTGCATTGTTTTTTGGAGCCGGAAATTTAATTTTTCCACCTATGTTGGGTCAAATGGCAGGAAAGAATGTATGGATCGCCAATGCAGGTTTCTTAGTTACCGGAGTTGGCTTACCATTACTAGCGATTACAGCATTTGTTTTCTCAGGTAAAAATGATTTACAATCTTTAGCTAGTCGTGTTCATCCGTTGTTTGGTATGGTATTTACGACTGTTCTTTATCTAGCAATTGGTCCTTTTTTCGCTATCCCTAGATCTGGAAATGTATCGTTTGAAATTGGAGTTAAACCTTTTTTATCAAATGCAGGCCCTGTTTCATTAATTATATTTACAATCTTATTTTTCACAGTTGCATGCTTGTTATCACTTAATCCTACAAAAATCATTGATATAGTTGGAAAATTTTTGACTCCTATCAAATTGACATTTATCGGATTACTCGTAGTTGTAGCCATTGTCCATCCAATCGGAAGATTTCAAGCGCCTTCTGAAGAATATACATCACATGTATTTTTTAAAGGCTTTCAAGAAGGTTATCTAACACTGGATGCTCTTGTAGCTTTTGTTTTTGGAATTATGATTGTGAATGCAATGAGAGAAAAAGGAGTTACCACTAAAAAACAGCTTATGAGTGTTTGTGCAAAAGCAACGGCTATTGCTGCTACACTCTTAGCTCTTGTCTATACTACCCTTTCCAATATGGGCGCTTCTAGCGTTGAAAAACTAGGTCTTTTAGGAAATGGAGCTGAGATTTTAGCTAAGGTTTCATCCTATTATTTTGGATCTTATGGCTCCATTTTATTGGGTTTAATGATTACGGTAGCATGTTTAACTACGAGTGTAGGACTGATCACTGCTTGCTCTTCATTTTTCCATGTATTATTTCCAAACATCTCCTATACAAGAATTGCTGTCATTTTATCTATGTTTAGTACCCTTGTAGCAAATATAGGATTAACACAGCTAATTAAGGTTTCCATGCCTGTATTAATGACTTTGTATCCTATTGCCATTTCTTTAATATTCTTAACGTTTTTTCATTCCGTATTTAAAGGAATGGCGGAAGTGTATCAAGGTAGTTTGATATTGACATTTTTCATGAGCCTATTTGATGGCTTGAATGTTGCTGGAATAAAAATGGAAGCAATGAATCAATTTTTCACTCAGTTTCTTCCCATGTATAACGTAGGGTTAGGCTGGTTACTTCCAGCTATTTTAGGAGGAGTAGGCGGCTATATATTTAGTGTATTACGAAAGAAAAATAAGCTAGACTTAAACTCGATTAAATAA
- a CDS encoding 1,2-dihydroxy-3-keto-5-methylthiopentene dioxygenase: MAQLRFHDTNERIENMEEVSVYLNNQGVIYERWDISKLPSHLQEKYDLTDEDKAEIVQTFRKEMDDLSARRGYVTEDVISLSSATPNLEELLKNFLQEHHHTDDEVRFIVSGHGIFAIQGTDGRFYDVELEAGDLISVPENYRHYFTLMEDRQVVAIRIFKTKEGWVPIYEKEEVAK, translated from the coding sequence ATGGCACAACTACGTTTTCATGATACCAACGAAAGAATAGAAAACATGGAAGAAGTAAGCGTTTATCTAAATAACCAAGGAGTCATCTATGAAAGATGGGATATCTCCAAACTTCCTAGTCACCTACAAGAAAAATATGATCTAACAGATGAAGACAAAGCAGAGATCGTTCAAACATTTCGCAAAGAAATGGATGATCTATCCGCACGCCGCGGTTATGTAACAGAAGATGTCATTTCTCTTTCTTCTGCTACTCCGAACTTAGAAGAACTACTAAAAAACTTTTTACAAGAACATCATCATACTGACGATGAAGTACGATTTATCGTCAGTGGTCATGGGATCTTTGCTATTCAAGGAACCGATGGTCGTTTCTATGATGTAGAGCTAGAAGCAGGTGATTTAATCTCTGTACCAGAAAACTACCGTCACTATTTTACTTTGATGGAAGACCGTCAGGTAGTTGCCATTCGAATCTTTAAAACCAAAGAAGGATGGGTTCCTATTTATGAAAAAGAAGAAGTGGCGAAATAA
- the mtnA gene encoding S-methyl-5-thioribose-1-phosphate isomerase, with product MTVAIKKTWISSVEYKQDYLLILDQQQLPHRTVYLTISSIEDVWDAIYTLKVRGAPAIGMTAAFGLAIWANKWQALDLSEFLKELQRNKELLATSRPTAVNLFWALERVVEKAKTATSVKEAIANIQQEALRIQQEDETICRKIGEHALILFRNGDRILTHCNAGGIATARYGTALAPFYLAKERGWDLHIYACETRPVLQGARLTTWELQQADIDVTLITDNMAAHTIKTKRISAIIVGCDRIAANGDVANKIGTLGLAIQAKSLGIPFYVASPLSTIDLTTATGEEIPIEERQAEEITQISGQSIAPQGTKVYNPAFDVTPHEYITAIITDAGIAYGNYQEELAQWKAKENNK from the coding sequence ATGACAGTTGCTATCAAAAAAACTTGGATTTCATCGGTAGAGTACAAACAAGATTATCTATTGATTTTAGATCAACAACAACTTCCCCATCGTACTGTTTATCTTACCATCTCCAGCATTGAAGACGTGTGGGATGCGATTTACACATTAAAAGTACGAGGAGCACCTGCAATTGGAATGACGGCAGCCTTTGGATTGGCTATATGGGCGAACAAATGGCAAGCACTGGATTTATCCGAGTTTCTAAAAGAATTGCAGCGAAACAAGGAGTTACTCGCTACCTCCCGTCCTACTGCAGTTAATTTATTTTGGGCGTTGGAGCGAGTAGTCGAAAAAGCGAAAACAGCTACCAGTGTGAAAGAAGCCATCGCCAATATCCAACAAGAGGCACTTCGTATCCAACAAGAAGATGAAACCATCTGTCGAAAAATCGGCGAACATGCCCTGATCTTGTTTCGTAATGGGGATCGGATTCTCACGCACTGTAATGCAGGTGGAATCGCTACAGCTAGATATGGAACCGCGTTAGCTCCTTTTTACCTTGCCAAAGAAAGAGGATGGGATTTACATATTTATGCTTGTGAAACTCGACCTGTTTTACAAGGCGCGCGACTAACTACATGGGAACTACAACAAGCTGACATTGATGTTACCTTAATCACGGACAATATGGCAGCACATACAATCAAAACCAAAAGGATCTCTGCCATCATCGTCGGATGTGATCGCATAGCGGCGAATGGAGATGTGGCTAACAAAATCGGTACATTGGGTCTAGCCATACAAGCCAAATCCTTAGGAATTCCTTTTTATGTCGCTTCACCACTGTCCACGATTGACTTAACAACAGCAACTGGAGAAGAAATTCCGATTGAAGAACGCCAGGCAGAAGAAATCACACAGATTTCGGGACAATCGATTGCTCCTCAGGGAACCAAAGTATACAATCCAGCCTTTGATGTAACACCACATGAATATATCACAGCCATTATCACCGATGCAGGGATTGCTTATGGGAACTATCAAGAAGAACTTGCACAATGGAAGGCAAAGGAGAATAACAAGTGA